One part of the Glycine max cultivar Williams 82 chromosome 14, Glycine_max_v4.0, whole genome shotgun sequence genome encodes these proteins:
- the LOC100779974 gene encoding uncharacterized protein isoform X2: MTNMQIVPAYKNVVEAQYVEMMVPLCEKKIKKTLSNLKGIYSVNVDYYHQKVTVWGICNKYDVLETVRNKRKEARFWNQEDNVLLEKSQSPSSSPPPSFPHKDFKPSLALTKHLQITAS; this comes from the exons ATGACCAACATGCAAATTGTCCCAGCTTACAAGAATGTTGTGGAGGCGCAGTATGTTGAAATGATGGTTCCATTGTgcgagaagaaaataaagaaaaccttATCCAATCTTAAAG GCATATACTCGGTAAATGTGGATTACTATCATCAAAAGGTGACTGTGTGGGGAATTTGCAACAAATATGATGTGCTAGAAACTGTGAGAAACAAGAGAAAAGAGGCTCGGTTTTGGAACCAAGAAGATAATGTTTTATTAGAGAAATCACAATCACCCTCATCTTCACCACCACCATCCTTTCCTCACAAGGATTTTAAGCCCTCTTTAGCTTTAACCAAG CATCTACAAATTACAGCTAGCTAG
- the LOC100809372 gene encoding GBF-interacting protein 1-like has product MSGAGFRASIPSSVRRTIQNIKEITGNHSEEDIYAMLKECSMDPNETTQKLLLQDTFHEVKRKKDRRKENLNNRESVEPRWRHGTQGRGARGGRGNFSPHNVSHDAAGSKNSGTGKDSGTHQATEKVVPPLSASQETISKEKSSGTSSVPINANGQTSVTSGTTSGASPSPLSAGTGDRLGSSSCDVNNLNSALPSDSSNKVAAVASGSGSMLSSSNHPASSSAAHFSSSDPVLVPSDDLWFPGAVGAIRREVGNLHPPGELSAVNSAENKLTAASEIGSSPAQGKIQGKSQGAAKNHVTEMSSTSSAVTHSSPSTSRPSSNYTSRSQQLIGPQKAGSNKEWKPKPTNTINQGSGPASASEALVSVDPTGQLQSASSALNSEEATSKLQRKLEDLHLPQRQHVILPNHIIVPDSEKNKFSFGSLGVALGVNTSYVSGPESEKSSTPVSETSQTIEETVEEQDSSQNAAVTSEVGDYPDHPQSPTNGAENLSSSEVDGSSSAIQEYNESKQDTALPSGGHQYSGVHTSPNYSFGFMPPMLGTQLTQFDNSESQTRDASRLPSFIVHQQLDPASYYAQFYRTGGDSDGRLSPFSSAGTNTKYNGNVTVLPAPTSQSPQEGGVLSTAGPTPLVTQAAGLMQSSIAVTQQPVPVFRPSGVHISHYPPNYIPYSPYFSPFYVSPPAIHQFMGNGAFPQQPQASTVYPPPPAVAPTGMKYPLPQFKPGANAANPTHLVMPSAYGVYGSSAAGYNHNSAAAAGNSTSNEDLGSSQFKESNVYIGGQQSEGSAVWVAAPGRDITSLPTSTFYNLPPQGQHVTFAPTQAGHGNFAGMYHPAQAVTAATVHPLLQQSQTMAGAVDMVGPGGNVYQQPQHSQINWPSNY; this is encoded by the exons ATGAGCGGTGCGGGGTTTAGGGCTTCAATTCCGAGCAGTGTCAGGAGGACGATCCAAAACATCAAGGAGATCACGGGCAATCACAGTGAAGAAGACATCTATGCAATGCTCAAGGAATGTTCCATGGATCCCAACGAGACCACTCAGAAGCTTCTCCTTCAGG ACACATTTCATGAGGTCAAGAGAAAGAAGGATAGAAGAAAGGAG AATCTTAACAACAGAGAATCTGTGGAGCCACGCTGGAGGCATGGTACCCAAGGGCGGGGAGCTAGGGGTGGTCGGGGAAATTTTTCACCTCATAATGTATCTCATG ATGCTGCTGGTAGCAAGAATTCTGGTACAGGAAAAGATAGTGGAACTCATCAAGCCACTGAGAAAGTTGTGCCACCTTTGTCAGCTTCTCAAGAGACAATATCTAAAGAAAAAAGTTCTGGAACAAG CTCTGTACCCATTAATGCCAATGGTCAGACAAGCGTAACTTCCGGAACTACTAGTGGTGCAAGTCCTTCCCCTTTATCTGCTGGAACTGGAGACAGATTGGGTTCATCTTCTTGTGATGTTAATAATTTGAATAGTGCTTTGCCTTCTGATAGTTCAAATAAAGTTGCAGCAGTTGCTTCAGGAAGTGGATCAATGCTTTCCTCCAGTAATCACCCAGCATCTTCATCAGCTGCCCATTTCTCTTCTTCAGACCCAGTACTTGTTCCATCTGATGATTTATGGTTTCCTGGTGCTGTTGGTGCAATTAGACGTGAAGTGGGAAACCTACACCCTCCTGGGGAATTAAGTGCTGTTAACTCGGCCGAGAACAAATTAACTGCTG CTTCTGAGATTGGTAGCTCTCCTGCGCAAGGAAAGATTCAAGGCAAATCCCAAGGAGCAGCAAAGAATCATGTTACTGAGATGTCATCCACTTCATCAGCAGTAACTCATAGTAGCCCTTCAACCAGTAGACCTTCCTCTAATTACACTAGTCGATCACAACAATTAATTGGCCCTCAAAAAG CTGGTTCTAATAAGGAGTGGAAACCAAAGCCAACAAATACGATTAATCAGGGTTCTGGACCAGCTAGTGCATCTGAGGCTCTTGTTTCAGTTGACCCAACTGGTCAGTTACAATCTGCATCTAGTGCGCTTAACTCTGAAGAAGCTACTTCAAAACTGCAGAGGAAGCTGGAGGATTTGCATCTTCCACAGCGTCAACATGTTATACTTCCAAACCATATCATTGTGCCTGATTCTGAAAAGAACAAGTTTAGCTTTGGAAGTTTGGGAGTTGCTTTGGGAGTTAATACAAGCTATGTAAGTGGCCCAGAGAGTGAAAAGAGTTCTACACCTGTTTCTGAAACATCTCAGACTATTGAAGAAACTGTGGAGGAGCAGGATTCAAG TCAAAATGCTGCAGTTACTTCTGAGGTTGGAGATTATCCTGACCATCCACAATCACCCACTAATGGAGCTGAGAATTTGTCATCCAGTGAGGTTGATGGCTCATCCAGTGCTATTCAAGAGTATAACGAGTCCAAGCAAGACACTGCTTTGCCATCTGGAGGTCATCAGTACTCAGGGGTACATACTTCTCCAAACTACAGTTTTGGATTCATGCCCCCAATGTTGGGTACTCAGCTTACACAGTTTGACAATTCTGAGTCTCAAACACGTGATGCTTCTcggcttccaagttttatt GTTCATCAACAATTGGATCCGGCTAGTTACTATGCCCAGTTTTATCGCACAGGTGGTGATAGTGACGGTCGCCTTTCACCTTTTTCTTCTGCTGGGACTAACACCAAGTACAATGGCAATGTTACAGTGCTTCCTGCTCCAACTTCTCAATCTCCTCAAGAG GGAGGTGTCTTGTCCACCGCAGGTCCAACACCACTTGTGACTCAAGCTGCTGGGCTGATGCAAAGCTCAATAGCTGTTACTCAACAGCCTGTCCCTGTCTTCCGACCTAGTGGGGTGCATATATCCCATTACCCTCCTAACTACATTCCTTATAGTCCCTATTTTTCACCATTTTATGTCTCACCTCCAGCAATCCATCAATTTATGGGTAATGGTGCATTTCCTCAACAACCACAGGCCAGCACTGTATATCCCCCACCCCCAGCTGTTGCTCCCACCGGAATGAAATATCCTCTTCCACAATTCAAACCTGGTGCAAATGCAGCAAACCCAACTCACCTTGTAATGCCAAGTGCCTATGGTGTATATGGCTCCTCTGCAGCTGGTTACAATCATAATTCTGCAGCAGCTGCAGGGAATTCAACCTCCAATGAGGATCTTGGTTCCTCTCAGTTCAAGGAAAGCAATGTGTACATCGGTGGACAGCAG AGCGAAGGTTCAGCAGTGTGGGTGGCTGCACCTGGCCGAGACATTACCAGTTTGCCCACTAGCACATTCTACAACCTCCCTCCTCAGGGTCAGCATGTGACTTTTGCCCCAACTCAGGCTGGCCATGGCAACTTTGCGGGCATGTATCACCCTGCACAAGCAGTGACGGCAGCAACGGTTCATCCACTGCTTCAACAATCCCAGACAATGGCTGGAGCAGTTGATATGGTAGGACCTGGAGGCAACGTTTATCAGCAGCCTCAGCATTCACAAATCAATTGGCCGAGCAACTACTGA
- the LOC100779974 gene encoding uncharacterized protein isoform X1 has product MTNMQIVPAYKNVVEAQYVEMMVPLCEKKIKKTLSNLKGIYSVNVDYYHQKVTVWGICNKYDVLETVRNKRKEARFWNQEDNVLLEKSQSPSSSPPPSFPHKDFKPSLALTKVRSLSLKA; this is encoded by the exons ATGACCAACATGCAAATTGTCCCAGCTTACAAGAATGTTGTGGAGGCGCAGTATGTTGAAATGATGGTTCCATTGTgcgagaagaaaataaagaaaaccttATCCAATCTTAAAG GCATATACTCGGTAAATGTGGATTACTATCATCAAAAGGTGACTGTGTGGGGAATTTGCAACAAATATGATGTGCTAGAAACTGTGAGAAACAAGAGAAAAGAGGCTCGGTTTTGGAACCAAGAAGATAATGTTTTATTAGAGAAATCACAATCACCCTCATCTTCACCACCACCATCCTTTCCTCACAAGGATTTTAAGCCCTCTTTAGCTTTAACCAAGGTTCGGTCTCTGAGTTTGAAAGCATAG